One Halorientalis litorea DNA segment encodes these proteins:
- a CDS encoding ABC1 kinase family protein: protein MNLRAYRRFLTVTRQFLPLLLAYARDRNRFLLFGRSRTVSPEERRRRAATLLDSLLTLGPTFIKLGQLLSTRPDILPPEYIDEFTKLQDEVPPADWAEAEGVVEAELGAVEDVFTTFDTESISGASLGQVYYAETEAGPVAVKVRRPGVEDLVEADLRVIRWSLPLVMRFVGQARSFSLETLADEFAKTIRQEMDYEREARMLGEIRENFGDDPRIRIPTVDDERSTGRVLTMEYVEGTKISSVSELDELGVDRTQIAETLQRVYLQMIVEDGVFHADPHPGNLAVQEDGTLVFYDFGMSGYVEPYVQDRIIDFYVAVANQDTDAILDALVEMGTLSPEADREVMGEVMELAIADARGEDIEQYRVQQIIQQVEDTIYEFPLRLPSNLALVLRVATVVEGVCVTLDPEFDFISVATDYLRDQGYLEAGIRQFFEDRADELNQAAQSTIRTPPKLEQTLDRIERDDLRVNADIEDSDDLLQTLAKRLVYGMVFSAGIVSTAVLYAFSTVESAGVAAGGTVLVAGLLYWSFRDKSGIRAQPQFTRQSMRERDEMGGEGSAVGEIDLGEGFGEAVVQGATDEENPGTGDVETSESDGRST, encoded by the coding sequence GTGAACCTTCGCGCCTATAGACGGTTTCTCACCGTCACACGCCAGTTCCTACCACTCTTGCTCGCCTACGCCCGGGACCGCAACCGGTTCCTGCTGTTCGGGCGCTCCCGGACGGTCTCCCCCGAAGAGCGTCGCCGCCGCGCCGCGACACTACTGGACTCGCTGCTCACGCTGGGGCCGACGTTCATCAAACTCGGGCAGTTGCTCTCGACGCGGCCCGACATCCTCCCGCCGGAGTACATCGACGAGTTCACCAAACTCCAAGACGAGGTGCCCCCGGCCGACTGGGCGGAGGCCGAAGGGGTCGTCGAGGCGGAACTCGGTGCCGTCGAGGACGTGTTCACCACGTTCGACACGGAGTCGATAAGCGGTGCCAGCCTCGGACAGGTGTACTACGCCGAGACGGAGGCGGGGCCGGTTGCCGTGAAGGTCCGCCGTCCGGGCGTCGAGGACCTCGTGGAGGCCGACCTGCGGGTCATCCGCTGGTCGCTGCCCCTCGTGATGCGGTTCGTCGGGCAGGCGCGGTCGTTCTCGCTCGAAACACTGGCAGACGAGTTCGCAAAGACGATTCGGCAGGAGATGGACTACGAGCGGGAAGCGCGGATGCTCGGAGAGATACGCGAAAACTTCGGCGACGACCCGCGAATCCGCATCCCGACGGTCGACGACGAACGGTCGACCGGTCGGGTGCTGACGATGGAGTACGTCGAAGGAACCAAGATTTCGAGCGTGAGCGAACTCGACGAGTTGGGCGTCGACCGGACCCAAATCGCGGAGACGCTCCAGCGCGTCTACCTCCAGATGATAGTCGAGGACGGCGTCTTCCACGCCGACCCCCACCCCGGCAACCTCGCGGTGCAGGAAGACGGGACGCTCGTCTTCTACGACTTCGGGATGAGCGGCTACGTGGAGCCGTACGTCCAGGACAGGATTATCGACTTCTACGTCGCCGTCGCCAACCAAGACACGGACGCAATCCTCGACGCTCTCGTGGAGATGGGGACGCTCTCCCCGGAGGCCGACCGCGAGGTGATGGGTGAGGTGATGGAGTTGGCCATCGCGGACGCCCGCGGCGAGGACATCGAGCAGTACCGCGTCCAGCAGATAATCCAACAGGTCGAAGACACTATCTACGAGTTCCCGCTCCGGTTGCCCTCGAACCTCGCGCTGGTCCTGCGGGTCGCCACCGTCGTCGAGGGCGTCTGCGTCACTCTCGACCCCGAGTTCGACTTCATCTCGGTGGCGACCGACTACCTCCGGGACCAAGGGTATCTGGAGGCGGGCATCCGCCAGTTCTTCGAGGACCGCGCCGACGAACTCAATCAGGCCGCCCAGTCCACGATTCGGACGCCGCCGAAACTGGAGCAGACGCTCGACCGCATCGAACGCGACGACCTGCGGGTGAACGCGGACATCGAGGACTCGGACGACCTACTCCAGACGCTCGCAAAGCGGTTGGTCTACGGGATGGTGTTTTCCGCGGGCATCGTCTCGACGGCCGTCCTCTACGCCTTTTCGACGGTCGAGTCCGCGGGCGTCGCGGCCGGCGGGACGGTGCTGGTGGCCGGACTGCTCTACTGGTCGTTCCGGGACAAGAGCGGCATCCGCGCCCAGCCACAGTTCACCCGGCAGAGCATGCGCGAGCGGGACGAGATGGGAGGCGAGGGGAGTGCCGT
- a CDS encoding Hsp20/alpha crystallin family protein: MSALRDALRDLPETVFADLLESEDAYLLVIDLPGATAETVDVSVSAGRLQIEARREKDLPREFRYVEEERALFLDAELPLPPDATGADAEGTVSRGVLELHLPKAGATPETAVPIEDAEA; encoded by the coding sequence ATGTCAGCGCTCCGCGACGCGTTGCGGGACCTCCCCGAGACGGTGTTCGCCGACTTGCTGGAGAGCGAGGACGCGTACCTGCTGGTCATCGACCTGCCGGGTGCGACGGCCGAAACGGTCGACGTGAGCGTGTCCGCCGGGCGACTACAGATAGAAGCACGCCGCGAGAAGGACCTTCCGCGGGAGTTCCGCTACGTCGAGGAGGAACGCGCTCTCTTTCTCGACGCCGAACTGCCGCTTCCCCCGGACGCCACCGGCGCGGACGCCGAGGGGACGGTCAGTCGGGGCGTCCTCGAACTCCACCTGCCGAAGGCCGGAGCGACGCCGGAGACGGCGGTGCCAATCGAGGACGCCGAGGCCTGA
- a CDS encoding molybdopterin molybdotransferase MoeA, whose translation MTNPRESGFKEVTPPAEARERLRAAVSPHDRTETVPLSMAEGRAVAQPVRARRLVPHYDRAAMDGYAVRAADTFGAGDRSPAVLRAHDAEADGQLGPEEAVRVHTGSELPPGADAVVMQEQVEEFAGEVELFDAVAEGENVAPAGEDVDEGQVLFEAGHRLRPSDLGLLKSTGVDEVTCYQRPTVGVVPTGEELVQHDPDPGEIVETNGLTVSQYVERWGGKPTYRNVVTDDESALRAAIQRDLTKDLIVTTGGSSVGDRDLVPEVVSKLGEVLVHGVALKPGHPFGFGVVEDTPVLMLPGYPVACIVNAVQFLRPAMKWAGNLPLGDHPTTEAVLGRKIPSEPGVRTFARVSLTDDESTDADLPTAVPTRASGAGVLSSVSLADGWVVVPDGREGIPEGERVAVQDWEWYP comes from the coding sequence ATGACGAACCCACGAGAGTCGGGCTTCAAGGAGGTGACCCCGCCCGCGGAGGCACGCGAACGGCTCCGCGCGGCCGTCTCTCCCCACGACCGGACCGAGACCGTTCCGCTGTCGATGGCGGAGGGTCGCGCCGTCGCCCAGCCGGTTCGGGCTCGCCGGTTGGTTCCCCACTACGACCGTGCCGCGATGGACGGCTACGCCGTCCGGGCCGCGGACACGTTCGGTGCCGGCGACCGCTCGCCCGCCGTTCTCCGGGCACACGACGCCGAGGCCGACGGCCAACTCGGTCCGGAAGAGGCGGTCCGGGTCCACACGGGAAGTGAACTCCCGCCCGGCGCGGACGCCGTCGTGATGCAGGAACAGGTCGAGGAGTTCGCGGGCGAGGTGGAACTGTTCGACGCCGTCGCCGAGGGCGAGAACGTCGCCCCTGCTGGCGAGGACGTGGACGAGGGGCAGGTCCTGTTCGAGGCGGGCCACCGGCTCAGGCCGTCCGACCTCGGCCTGCTGAAGTCGACGGGCGTCGACGAAGTGACGTGTTACCAGCGGCCGACGGTCGGCGTCGTCCCGACGGGCGAGGAACTGGTCCAACACGACCCCGACCCCGGCGAAATCGTCGAGACGAACGGTCTGACCGTCTCACAGTACGTCGAGCGGTGGGGCGGCAAGCCGACGTACCGCAACGTCGTCACCGACGACGAGAGCGCGCTCCGGGCCGCCATCCAGCGGGACCTGACGAAGGACCTAATCGTCACGACTGGCGGGTCCTCCGTCGGGGACCGAGACTTGGTGCCCGAAGTCGTCTCGAAGTTGGGCGAGGTACTCGTCCACGGCGTCGCGCTCAAACCGGGCCACCCCTTCGGGTTCGGCGTCGTCGAGGACACGCCGGTGCTGATGCTCCCGGGCTACCCCGTCGCCTGCATCGTCAACGCCGTCCAGTTCCTCCGGCCCGCGATGAAGTGGGCCGGGAACCTCCCGCTCGGGGACCATCCCACGACCGAGGCTGTCCTCGGCCGGAAGATACCGAGCGAACCCGGCGTCAGAACGTTCGCCCGGGTGTCGCTGACGGACGACGAGTCGACCGACGCCGACCTCCCCACCGCCGTCCCGACGCGCGCAAGCGGTGCGGGCGTCCTCTCCAGCGTGTCGCTGGCCGACGGCTGGGTCGTCGTCCCCGACGGGCGGGAGGGGATACCCGAAGGTGAACGCGTCGCCGTCCAGGACTGGGAGTGGTACCCGTGA
- a CDS encoding molybdopterin biosynthesis protein produces MSDRKEFRDLAPPEAAHEAIASLDLGGGTEHVPLREARGRVLAERVDATLDVPGFDRASVDGYAVRARDTFGADEADPARLELTGAVHAGEEPDVTVTDGTAAEISTGAVLPDGADAVVMVERTDTEGDEVLVRTSVAPGDRVMVAGADIAAGERALGPGTELTPREIGLLSALGVDEVPVRAAPTVGIISTGDELVRPGEDLHSAAGEIYDVNSYTTATAVEEAGGEAALYPHAGGAASAASPERADRPVGDDYAEMERILTEAAAECDLVLSSGSTSASAVDVIYRVIEEQGELLLHGVAVKPGKPMLVGRLADSAYVGLPGYPVSALTIFRTFVAPAIREAAGLPEPRTATIDGRMAVEERYAEGRRRLMPVGTVADERGDTLVYPVDKGSGATTSLVEADGLVEVPAETEYLAADEAVTVQLFSPDVRVPSVYGVGEDDPAFSRFLDGLDRPRYLSLGTREGRRRLRDGVPDFAVVAGSDGADDEYERAGGWTREWGVLVPAGNPADVTGLADLVDRDARFVNRGQNSGLRRALDDALAALATDRDTDRAALTDAIDGYDMTVRAHESPARRVAAGDADAGLGLRATAEQLGLGFVSLGEQSTSVLVNPERTGKEGVEALREVVENADAVLADLPGYATE; encoded by the coding sequence ATGAGCGACCGCAAGGAGTTCCGTGACCTCGCGCCGCCCGAGGCGGCCCACGAGGCCATCGCGTCGCTCGATTTGGGCGGTGGGACCGAACACGTCCCGCTCCGGGAGGCCCGGGGGCGAGTCCTCGCGGAGCGCGTCGACGCGACGCTCGACGTGCCGGGGTTCGACCGCGCCAGCGTCGACGGCTACGCGGTTCGTGCCCGCGACACGTTCGGCGCGGACGAGGCCGACCCGGCACGCCTCGAACTGACCGGGGCGGTCCACGCGGGCGAGGAACCGGACGTGACCGTCACCGACGGGACCGCCGCCGAAATCTCGACCGGTGCAGTCCTGCCCGACGGCGCGGACGCCGTCGTGATGGTCGAGCGGACTGACACCGAGGGCGACGAGGTGTTGGTTCGCACGTCCGTCGCGCCCGGTGACCGCGTGATGGTCGCCGGTGCGGACATCGCGGCCGGGGAGCGGGCACTCGGTCCCGGCACCGAACTGACGCCCCGCGAAATCGGCCTCCTCTCGGCACTCGGCGTCGACGAGGTGCCAGTCCGGGCGGCACCGACGGTGGGCATCATCTCGACGGGCGACGAACTCGTCCGACCCGGCGAGGACCTGCACTCGGCCGCCGGGGAGATATACGACGTGAACAGCTACACCACCGCCACGGCGGTGGAGGAGGCGGGCGGCGAGGCAGCCCTCTACCCTCACGCGGGCGGGGCGGCTTCAGCCGCCAGCCCAGAACGGGCCGACAGGCCCGTGGGCGACGACTACGCGGAGATGGAGCGAATCCTGACCGAGGCCGCCGCCGAGTGTGACCTCGTGTTGTCCTCGGGGTCGACCAGTGCCTCGGCCGTGGACGTCATCTATCGCGTCATCGAGGAGCAGGGTGAGTTGCTCCTCCACGGCGTCGCGGTCAAGCCCGGCAAACCGATGCTGGTGGGCCGCCTCGCCGACTCGGCGTACGTCGGCCTCCCCGGCTATCCGGTGTCGGCACTGACTATCTTCCGGACGTTCGTCGCGCCGGCCATCCGCGAGGCCGCCGGCCTCCCGGAACCGCGGACGGCGACCATCGACGGCCGGATGGCGGTCGAGGAGCGGTACGCCGAGGGCCGTCGCCGCCTGATGCCCGTGGGAACGGTCGCGGACGAACGCGGCGACACGCTCGTCTACCCCGTCGACAAGGGCAGCGGTGCGACCACCAGCCTCGTGGAAGCCGACGGACTGGTGGAGGTGCCGGCCGAGACGGAGTACCTCGCGGCCGACGAGGCGGTGACCGTCCAGTTGTTCTCGCCGGACGTTCGCGTCCCGTCCGTCTACGGCGTCGGGGAGGACGACCCCGCGTTCTCCCGCTTCCTCGACGGCCTCGACCGTCCGCGCTATCTCTCGTTGGGGACCCGTGAGGGGCGTCGCCGCCTCCGGGACGGCGTTCCCGACTTCGCGGTGGTCGCCGGTTCCGACGGGGCGGACGACGAGTACGAACGCGCCGGCGGGTGGACCCGCGAGTGGGGTGTACTCGTCCCCGCTGGCAACCCCGCGGACGTGACGGGTCTCGCGGACCTCGTGGACCGCGACGCGCGCTTCGTCAACCGGGGGCAGAACAGCGGCCTCCGGCGCGCGCTCGACGACGCGCTCGCAGCACTCGCGACGGACCGCGACACCGACCGCGCCGCCCTGACCGACGCCATCGACGGCTACGACATGACGGTCCGCGCCCACGAGAGTCCGGCCCGACGGGTCGCCGCCGGGGACGCCGACGCCGGACTCGGCCTGCGTGCGACCGCCGAGCAACTCGGCCTCGGGTTCGTGTCGCTCGGCGAGCAGTCCACGTCCGTCCTCGTCAACCCCGAGCGAACGGGCAAGGAGGGCGTCGAGGCACTCCGCGAGGTCGTCGAGAACGCGGACGCGGTCCTCGCCGACCTGCCGGGGTACGCCACCGAGTAG
- a CDS encoding HAD family hydrolase: MDIGDHDVWVLDLDGTLVDVEPTYVHRVFERVGDRLGRPFSDAEAETIWHGFGGSRNEQLREWGVDVDAFWETFHDVEDASARAEHTYLYDDAAVVGTIDEPVALVTHCQQYLTDPVLDRLDIRDWFDTVVCCTEETGWKPDPEPVEMALDGVGHAHGGTDGVLVGDGPHDIGAAWNAGLDGVHVERHGHERRGQCVLGDARVSSLDALPDTVGSGSD; this comes from the coding sequence ATGGATATCGGCGACCACGACGTGTGGGTCCTCGACCTCGACGGCACGCTCGTGGACGTGGAACCGACCTACGTCCACCGCGTGTTCGAGCGGGTCGGTGACCGCCTCGGCCGCCCGTTCAGCGACGCGGAGGCGGAGACCATCTGGCACGGGTTCGGCGGGTCGCGCAACGAGCAGTTGCGCGAGTGGGGCGTCGACGTGGACGCGTTCTGGGAGACGTTCCACGACGTCGAGGACGCGAGTGCCCGCGCCGAACACACCTACCTCTACGACGATGCTGCCGTCGTAGGCACCATCGACGAGCCGGTCGCGCTGGTCACCCACTGCCAGCAGTACCTCACCGACCCGGTGTTGGACCGACTGGACATCCGAGACTGGTTCGACACGGTGGTCTGTTGTACCGAGGAGACGGGGTGGAAACCGGACCCGGAACCGGTCGAGATGGCACTCGACGGCGTCGGTCACGCACACGGAGGAACCGACGGCGTCCTCGTCGGTGACGGGCCACACGACATCGGCGCGGCGTGGAACGCTGGCCTCGACGGGGTCCACGTGGAGCGACACGGCCACGAGCGGCGCGGTCAGTGTGTCCTCGGTGATGCCCGCGTCAGTAGCCTCGACGCGCTCCCCGACACCGTCGGGTCGGGCAGTGACTGA
- a CDS encoding class I SAM-dependent methyltransferase, producing the protein MTGPHGRAETADRGQRVYDWWSRHRFARHLLYAVAFSGRERTFRRRGVDALSLAPGESVLELGCGPGSNFERLRDAVGESGHVVGVDYSAGMVEQARTRAAEWHNVHAVRGDGTALPVADDTFDAAYAAMSLTAMPDVTTALREAAAALRPGGRIAVLDAGRFQRFPLTLLNPLTDRLFALTTNWNPEQDVPRALDSVFPESSVTRYNGGTILVGTARTAADEHPE; encoded by the coding sequence ATGACCGGACCCCACGGGCGTGCCGAGACGGCGGACCGCGGCCAGCGGGTGTACGACTGGTGGAGTCGCCACCGGTTCGCCCGCCACCTCCTCTACGCCGTGGCATTCTCCGGCAGGGAACGGACGTTTCGGCGGCGTGGCGTCGACGCACTCTCGCTCGCGCCGGGCGAGTCCGTTCTCGAACTGGGCTGTGGGCCGGGGTCGAACTTCGAGCGACTCCGCGACGCCGTGGGCGAGTCGGGCCATGTCGTCGGCGTCGACTACAGTGCTGGCATGGTCGAGCAGGCTCGTACTCGCGCCGCGGAGTGGCACAACGTCCACGCCGTGCGCGGTGACGGGACGGCCCTCCCGGTCGCCGACGACACTTTCGACGCCGCCTACGCCGCGATGTCGCTCACCGCGATGCCCGACGTGACGACAGCACTCCGGGAAGCCGCCGCCGCGCTCCGACCGGGTGGTCGGATTGCCGTCCTCGACGCGGGCCGGTTCCAGCGGTTCCCGCTCACCCTCCTCAACCCACTCACGGACCGCCTGTTCGCGCTCACGACGAACTGGAACCCCGAGCAGGACGTGCCGAGGGCACTCGATTCGGTGTTTCCCGAGTCCTCCGTCACGCGGTACAACGGCGGGACGATTCTCGTCGGGACGGCCCGGACGGCCGCCGACGAGCACCCCGAGTGA
- a CDS encoding class I SAM-dependent methyltransferase: MQNPLDAALSNPWGALRRVVGDPLHPGGYEATERLLDRADVTADTKLLDVGCGAGGALELARNRGASAVGLDRDPAGDGTVAGEVTSLPVRTGHVDVVLSECVVCLADDVDSALAEARRVTGPDGRLALSDVVVEGETPDVPDPMARALCLDGPRDRETLLARIEGAGFAVGEVRDQRDDLLAMRDDVQSAVDYEGLLGLLGERGERILAGIEALEAAVESGEVGYVSLVAEAT; this comes from the coding sequence ATGCAGAACCCACTCGACGCCGCGCTCTCGAACCCGTGGGGCGCGCTCCGACGCGTCGTCGGTGACCCGCTTCACCCCGGCGGGTACGAGGCCACGGAGCGACTGCTCGACCGGGCCGACGTGACCGCGGACACCAAACTGCTCGACGTTGGCTGTGGTGCGGGCGGCGCGCTCGAACTGGCGCGGAACCGCGGCGCGTCGGCCGTGGGACTGGACCGCGACCCGGCGGGCGACGGGACGGTGGCAGGCGAGGTGACGAGCCTCCCGGTCCGCACGGGACACGTCGACGTGGTGCTCTCCGAGTGTGTCGTCTGTCTGGCCGACGACGTGGACAGCGCGCTCGCCGAGGCGCGACGCGTCACCGGACCGGACGGCCGCTTGGCACTCTCGGACGTCGTGGTCGAGGGCGAGACGCCGGACGTGCCCGACCCGATGGCGCGGGCACTCTGTCTCGACGGGCCACGTGACCGCGAGACGTTGCTCGCCCGCATCGAGGGGGCGGGCTTCGCAGTCGGCGAGGTGCGGGACCAGCGGGATGACCTGCTGGCGATGCGCGACGACGTGCAGTCGGCAGTCGACTACGAGGGGCTGTTGGGACTGCTGGGCGAGCGCGGAGAGCGGATACTGGCGGGCATCGAGGCCCTCGAAGCGGCCGTCGAGTCCGGCGAAGTCGGCTACGTCTCGCTGGTCGCGGAGGCCACGTAG
- a CDS encoding radical SAM protein: protein MSNEPRELATTTSMCPSCLERVPGTYELRGESVHLTRSCPDHGTTSRRVWGSLDHWEWAGEFGPEVGGDADPDGALTVDNDHACLAVVEVTEDCNLSCSFCFASSGPGGDHRPFEEVVELLDTIRDTGGPRPVQFSGGEPTVRDDLPELVEKAQSMGFEHVQVNTNGLRLATEDGHAETLAEAGVTAVYLQFDGLEPETYEQVREVDIAEQKHEAIAACRGADLPVVLVPTVVPDVNDHEMGDIVRFALDNLDVVESVNFQPVAQFGRYDDHGGRFSLDQAAAALADQLAGIDRRDLLPIPCCSSYCQMATALKPDGEGGATPLTQFVDDEMFASLSGMVDESDWMELLANTTAGQERACSAAGCCGPDLPEGAADLLGEVLPVSLTGFMDAAAADVERLDNCCISVPTPDGELVPFCAYNMTTDDGEYALRNRNDWGGRPSVDAGTDAALDVDGVAVADDAIPDGEYPTAGDGDD from the coding sequence ATGAGTAACGAACCGAGGGAACTGGCCACGACGACGAGCATGTGCCCGTCGTGTCTGGAGCGAGTCCCGGGGACCTACGAACTCCGCGGGGAGAGCGTACACCTCACGCGCTCGTGTCCGGACCACGGCACGACCAGTAGACGGGTGTGGGGCTCACTCGACCACTGGGAGTGGGCGGGCGAGTTCGGCCCCGAAGTAGGCGGCGACGCCGACCCGGACGGCGCGTTGACCGTCGACAACGACCACGCGTGTCTGGCCGTCGTGGAGGTGACCGAGGACTGCAACCTGTCGTGTTCGTTCTGTTTCGCCAGTTCCGGCCCCGGCGGGGACCACCGACCGTTCGAGGAGGTCGTGGAGTTACTCGACACCATCCGCGATACCGGCGGTCCGCGTCCGGTACAGTTCTCGGGCGGTGAGCCGACGGTCCGCGACGACCTGCCGGAACTGGTCGAGAAAGCCCAGTCGATGGGGTTCGAACACGTCCAGGTCAACACGAACGGTCTCCGCCTCGCGACGGAGGACGGCCACGCCGAGACGCTCGCCGAGGCGGGCGTCACCGCCGTCTATCTCCAGTTCGACGGGCTGGAGCCGGAGACCTACGAGCAGGTCCGGGAAGTCGACATCGCCGAGCAGAAACACGAGGCAATCGCGGCGTGTCGGGGTGCGGACCTGCCGGTGGTACTCGTCCCCACCGTCGTCCCGGACGTGAACGACCACGAGATGGGCGACATCGTGCGGTTCGCGCTCGACAACCTCGACGTCGTGGAGTCGGTCAACTTCCAGCCGGTCGCACAGTTCGGCCGGTACGACGACCACGGTGGGCGGTTCTCACTCGACCAAGCCGCCGCGGCACTCGCGGACCAACTCGCGGGCATCGACCGCCGGGACCTGCTCCCGATTCCCTGCTGTTCGTCGTACTGCCAGATGGCGACGGCACTCAAGCCGGACGGGGAGGGCGGTGCGACGCCGCTGACGCAGTTCGTCGACGACGAGATGTTCGCCTCGCTGTCGGGCATGGTCGACGAGTCGGACTGGATGGAACTGCTCGCCAACACCACCGCCGGACAGGAGCGGGCGTGTTCGGCCGCTGGCTGTTGCGGGCCGGACCTGCCCGAGGGTGCGGCGGACTTGCTGGGCGAGGTGTTGCCCGTCTCGCTGACCGGTTTCATGGACGCGGCCGCCGCCGACGTGGAACGACTCGACAACTGCTGTATCTCCGTGCCGACGCCCGACGGCGAGTTGGTGCCGTTCTGTGCGTACAACATGACGACCGACGACGGCGAGTACGCCCTCCGCAACCGCAACGACTGGGGCGGGCGGCCGAGCGTCGATGCGGGGACGGACGCGGCCCTCGACGTGGATGGCGTCGCCGTCGCGGACGACGCGATACCGGACGGAGAGTATCCGACGGCGGGTGACGGGGACGACTGA
- a CDS encoding DUF547 domain-containing protein, protein MSLDSVHDPGVTADTAMAPTDCARDLLSALRAGDSPDPYLATLAAYDDADLEPIRADSRAALAFWANCYNAGTQLLLDRRPHLYESPLRFFRFFNATALTVAGTDVTLDEMEHGILRGSKSKYGLGYLPRFLPRTFEMRYRVPIPDPRIHFVLNCGAESCPAIRVYEADRIDEQLDRATAAYLRSAVTYDAAADVVRLPRLFRWYRGDFGGPRGIRRLLARYDVTPADAMPDLQYKPWDWSRAAAKFAD, encoded by the coding sequence ATGTCGCTCGACAGCGTCCACGACCCCGGGGTGACCGCCGACACGGCGATGGCGCCGACGGACTGTGCCCGCGACCTGTTGAGCGCGCTCCGGGCCGGTGACTCGCCCGACCCATACCTCGCCACCCTCGCCGCCTACGACGACGCCGACCTCGAACCGATTCGAGCGGACTCCCGGGCCGCGCTCGCGTTCTGGGCGAACTGTTACAACGCCGGTACCCAACTCCTGCTTGACCGACGACCCCACCTCTACGAGAGCCCGCTTCGATTCTTCCGGTTTTTCAACGCCACCGCCCTCACCGTCGCCGGGACCGACGTGACCCTCGACGAGATGGAACACGGCATCCTCCGCGGGTCCAAGAGCAAGTACGGACTGGGCTATCTCCCACGGTTCCTGCCACGAACCTTCGAGATGCGGTACCGCGTTCCCATCCCGGACCCGCGGATTCACTTCGTGTTGAACTGCGGGGCGGAGAGTTGCCCGGCCATCCGCGTCTACGAGGCCGACCGCATCGACGAGCAGTTGGACCGCGCGACGGCGGCGTACCTCCGCTCGGCCGTGACGTACGACGCCGCGGCCGACGTGGTCCGCCTCCCGCGACTGTTCCGCTGGTACCGCGGCGACTTCGGCGGCCCGCGCGGTATCCGTCGTCTCCTCGCGCGGTACGACGTGACTCCGGCCGACGCGATGCCCGACCTGCAGTACAAGCCGTGGGACTGGTCACGTGCGGCCGCGAAGTTCGCCGACTGA
- a CDS encoding 4a-hydroxytetrahydrobiopterin dehydratase produces MADLLSDEEIEARLPEGWERDGDEIVRTFEFDSYLPGVGFASGIGGIAEDAWHHPEITITWGEVEVRLTTHDAGGITEKDTDLAARFNDVYE; encoded by the coding sequence ATGGCAGACTTGCTCTCCGACGAGGAAATCGAGGCACGACTTCCCGAGGGGTGGGAACGCGACGGCGACGAAATCGTCCGCACCTTCGAGTTCGACTCCTATCTCCCGGGCGTGGGCTTCGCATCGGGCATCGGCGGCATCGCCGAGGACGCGTGGCACCACCCCGAGATTACCATCACATGGGGTGAGGTCGAGGTCCGTTTGACCACCCACGACGCCGGGGGTATCACGGAGAAAGACACCGACCTCGCCGCGCGGTTCAACGACGTGTACGAGTGA